From a region of the Rathayibacter sp. VKM Ac-2804 genome:
- a CDS encoding DUF3618 domain-containing protein, producing the protein MTTDRAVSSTTPRFVDPAELEPSQLKADIERARTELAATLDAIEYKVNVPRKVRNVQRTLERKVAVVRKHHPEALIAGAAGAAAAVGLVVWGIVRAVVED; encoded by the coding sequence ATGACCACTGATCGCGCTGTGTCCAGCACCACGCCCCGCTTCGTCGACCCGGCGGAGCTCGAGCCGAGTCAGCTGAAGGCCGACATCGAGCGCGCCCGCACCGAGCTCGCGGCCACGCTCGACGCCATCGAGTACAAGGTGAACGTCCCGCGCAAGGTGCGGAACGTCCAGCGCACCCTCGAGCGCAAGGTCGCCGTCGTGCGCAAGCACCACCCCGAGGCGCTGATCGCGGGCGCCGCGGGTGCGGCCGCCGCGGTCGGCCTCGTCGTCTGGGGCATCGTCCGCGCGGTCGTCGAGGACTGA
- the hemQ gene encoding hydrogen peroxide-dependent heme synthase — MTDQTAETAGPVQSAPDTSAAPAPQPPADQDHSDQALGYTLWAVLRRDPSRPFTLSADEAAQAAAGYEDTVARLAGEGVTVRGTYDVSALRADADIMLWLTGAAPEELQRAYRELRRTELLCALLPTWNAMGVHRDAEFSSNHLPAYMRGKAPARWLTVYPFVRSYEWYILPEEERRTMLAQHGRQGSRFRSVLTNTVASFSLGDYEWILALEDEELVNLVDLMRDLRATEARRHVREEVPFYTGRRIEADQIAEVLR, encoded by the coding sequence ATGACCGATCAGACCGCCGAGACGGCGGGTCCCGTTCAGTCCGCCCCCGACACGAGCGCCGCTCCGGCGCCGCAGCCCCCCGCCGATCAGGATCACTCCGATCAGGCCCTGGGATACACGCTCTGGGCGGTTCTCCGCAGGGATCCCTCACGCCCGTTCACCCTCTCCGCCGACGAGGCCGCCCAGGCGGCCGCCGGCTACGAGGACACCGTCGCGCGGCTCGCGGGCGAGGGCGTCACGGTGCGCGGCACCTACGACGTCTCGGCCCTCCGTGCCGACGCCGACATCATGCTCTGGCTCACCGGAGCCGCGCCCGAGGAGTTGCAGCGCGCCTACCGCGAGCTGCGCCGCACCGAGCTGCTCTGCGCGCTGCTGCCCACCTGGAACGCGATGGGCGTGCACCGCGACGCCGAGTTCAGCTCGAACCACCTCCCCGCCTACATGCGGGGCAAGGCGCCGGCCCGCTGGCTGACGGTCTATCCGTTCGTCCGCTCCTACGAGTGGTACATCCTCCCCGAGGAGGAGCGCCGCACCATGCTCGCCCAGCACGGCCGTCAGGGCTCGCGCTTCCGCTCCGTGCTGACCAACACGGTGGCCTCGTTCTCGCTCGGCGACTACGAGTGGATCCTCGCGCTCGAGGACGAGGAACTGGTCAACCTGGTCGACCTCATGCGCGACCTGCGAGCCACCGAGGCCCGTCGGCACGTGCGCGAGGAAGTCCCCTTCTACACCGGTCGGCGCATCGAGGCCGACCAGATCGCCGAGGTCCTCCGATGA
- a CDS encoding ferrochelatase, producing the protein MSSTVPAPEARDFAEPVPEVAEGVLVRGATPAAASGPEHVTEPVAYDAILLAGFGGPEGQDDVIPFLRNVTRGRGIPEERLEEVAHHYRHFGGVSPINAQNRALKAALEAELADRGIDLPVLWGNRNWAPYMSEAVTEAKERGFSNLIAIATSAYSSFSSCRQYREDFAAALDATGLEGELRIDKVRQFFDHPGFVMPFVKAVHDGLDELRSRLPGLDAATEVEVLFATHSIPSTDAARSGPHERHEDGTVVDVHHFGDGGAYEAQHLAVAEVVMAAAGAEDVPWQLVYQSRSGPPTQPWLEPDINDAIAELPAKGRKALVIVPLGFVSDHMEVMWDLDNEALETSEEHGLVAVRVATPGTDPVYVSGLVDLVLERVNGTPVEDRPSMTALGPWYDVCRPGCCENVRAGFKPALAGIAP; encoded by the coding sequence ATGAGCTCCACCGTCCCCGCACCCGAGGCGCGCGACTTCGCCGAGCCGGTTCCCGAGGTCGCCGAGGGCGTCCTCGTCCGCGGTGCGACACCCGCCGCCGCGTCCGGCCCCGAGCACGTCACCGAGCCGGTCGCCTACGACGCGATCCTGCTCGCCGGCTTCGGCGGCCCCGAGGGGCAGGACGACGTCATCCCGTTCCTGCGCAACGTCACCCGCGGTCGCGGGATCCCGGAGGAGCGCCTCGAGGAGGTCGCCCACCACTACCGGCACTTCGGCGGCGTCAGCCCGATCAACGCGCAGAACCGCGCGCTGAAGGCGGCCCTGGAGGCCGAGCTCGCCGACCGCGGCATCGACCTCCCGGTGCTCTGGGGCAACCGCAACTGGGCGCCGTACATGAGCGAGGCGGTGACGGAGGCGAAGGAGCGCGGCTTCTCGAACCTGATCGCCATCGCGACCAGCGCCTACTCGTCCTTCTCCTCCTGCCGGCAGTACCGCGAGGACTTCGCGGCCGCGCTCGACGCGACCGGCCTCGAGGGCGAGCTGCGGATCGACAAGGTCCGCCAGTTCTTCGACCACCCCGGCTTCGTGATGCCGTTCGTGAAGGCCGTCCACGACGGGCTCGACGAGCTGCGCTCGCGCCTGCCCGGCCTGGACGCCGCCACCGAGGTCGAGGTGCTCTTCGCGACGCACTCGATCCCCTCCACCGACGCCGCGCGCAGCGGCCCGCACGAGCGGCACGAGGACGGCACCGTCGTCGACGTGCACCACTTCGGCGACGGCGGCGCCTACGAGGCGCAGCACCTCGCGGTCGCGGAGGTCGTGATGGCGGCCGCCGGCGCGGAGGACGTGCCGTGGCAGCTCGTCTACCAGTCCCGCTCCGGCCCGCCCACCCAGCCGTGGCTCGAGCCCGACATCAACGACGCGATCGCCGAGCTGCCCGCCAAGGGCCGCAAGGCGCTCGTGATCGTGCCGCTCGGCTTCGTGTCGGACCACATGGAGGTCATGTGGGACCTCGACAACGAGGCGCTCGAGACCTCCGAGGAGCACGGCCTCGTCGCCGTCCGCGTCGCGACGCCGGGCACCGACCCGGTCTACGTCTCCGGTCTCGTCGATCTCGTCCTGGAGCGGGTGAACGGCACGCCGGTCGAGGACCGTCCGTCGATGACGGCGCTCGGCCCCTGGTACGACGTGTGCCGCCCGGGCTGCTGCGAGAACGTGCGCGCGGGCTTCAAGCCGGCGCTCGCGGGGATCGCACCGTGA
- the hemC gene encoding hydroxymethylbilane synthase, with product MSIRVGTRASALAVAQTRMTADRMAQAAGVPVELVRIESDGDRMRGSLASLGGTGVFVSALRDALLAGRCDAIVHSLKDLPTAPVEGLVLGAVPEREDPRDALCAREGATLATLPRGARVGTGSPRRRAALLAARPDLEIVDIRGNIDTRLGRVSAGSSSPLDAIVLALSGLRRLGRTDAVTEVLDFGVSPHAPGQGALAIEVRAEEPSDELRAALAAVEHTATRAAITAERALLAVLEAGCAAPIGATAAVEGGSVVARGVVFAVDGSASLSREVAEPIDNGSVAGARHPADPQYGGRELPVVEAAFRCGSLLADALLGAGAAQLAPLGATS from the coding sequence GTGAGCATCCGCGTCGGCACCCGCGCGAGCGCGCTCGCGGTGGCGCAGACCCGGATGACGGCCGATCGGATGGCGCAGGCCGCCGGGGTGCCGGTCGAGCTGGTGCGCATCGAGTCCGACGGCGACCGGATGCGCGGCTCGCTCGCGTCTCTCGGCGGCACCGGGGTCTTCGTGAGCGCCCTGCGGGACGCGCTGCTGGCCGGCCGCTGCGACGCGATCGTGCACTCGTTGAAGGACCTGCCGACGGCGCCGGTCGAGGGCCTCGTCCTCGGCGCGGTGCCCGAGCGCGAGGACCCGCGCGACGCGCTCTGCGCCCGCGAGGGGGCGACCCTGGCGACCCTGCCCCGCGGAGCGCGGGTCGGCACCGGCTCGCCGCGCCGGAGGGCCGCCCTTCTGGCCGCGCGCCCGGATCTCGAGATCGTCGACATCCGCGGGAACATCGACACCCGGCTCGGCCGGGTGTCGGCCGGCAGCTCGTCGCCGCTGGACGCGATCGTGCTCGCGCTCTCGGGCCTGCGGCGCCTGGGCCGGACCGACGCGGTCACCGAGGTGCTGGACTTCGGCGTCTCGCCGCACGCACCCGGTCAGGGTGCGCTGGCGATCGAGGTGCGCGCGGAGGAGCCGTCGGACGAGCTGCGGGCGGCCCTCGCGGCCGTGGAGCACACGGCCACGCGCGCGGCGATCACCGCCGAGCGCGCGCTGCTCGCCGTGCTCGAGGCCGGCTGTGCCGCGCCGATCGGCGCGACCGCGGCGGTCGAGGGCGGCAGCGTCGTGGCCCGCGGCGTGGTCTTCGCCGTCGACGGCTCGGCGTCCCTCTCTCGGGAGGTGGCGGAGCCGATCGATAACGGTTCGGTCGCCGGTGCTCGACACCCGGCGGATCCGCAGTATGGTGGTCGCGAACTGCCCGTCGTCGAAGCCGCGTTCCGTTGCGGCTCTCTGCTCGCTGACGCGCTTCTCGGTGCGGGTGCCGCCCAACTCGCACCTCTGGGAGCCACTTCGTGA
- a CDS encoding uroporphyrinogen-III synthase, whose product MVPAAYSQWEKPLQGWRVLVPRGGPWGDGVAGALRAKGASPVVAPMINFAPTDDFPALEQALADLEAGAFDWMTVTSATTVDVLSLLRTTVPSSTKVAAVGETTAAALVAAGYSVDLVPSEDNSAKGLLAEWEQATGGQHPLRVLTLRSEIAKPLLTEGLKRIGHDVRSVVAYRTVGVQVEDRVVADVASGAVHAILITSGSVAEQVQKQLGPVPESTLVAAIGPQTAKDARAFGLRVDVVADERSASSLIEAVAGVAAERATR is encoded by the coding sequence ATCGTGCCCGCCGCCTACTCCCAGTGGGAGAAGCCGTTGCAGGGCTGGCGTGTCCTCGTCCCCCGCGGAGGTCCGTGGGGCGACGGCGTCGCCGGTGCCCTCCGTGCGAAGGGCGCGTCGCCCGTCGTCGCCCCGATGATCAACTTCGCGCCGACCGACGACTTCCCGGCGCTCGAGCAGGCCCTGGCCGATCTCGAGGCCGGCGCGTTCGACTGGATGACGGTGACGAGCGCGACCACGGTCGATGTGCTCTCCCTCCTGCGCACCACCGTTCCCTCGAGCACCAAGGTCGCCGCGGTCGGCGAGACCACCGCCGCCGCACTCGTGGCGGCCGGCTACTCCGTGGACCTCGTCCCCTCCGAGGACAACTCGGCGAAGGGCCTGCTCGCCGAGTGGGAGCAGGCGACCGGCGGGCAGCACCCGCTCCGCGTGCTGACCCTGCGCTCCGAGATCGCGAAGCCGCTGCTCACCGAGGGCCTCAAGCGCATCGGCCACGACGTGCGCTCGGTGGTCGCCTACCGCACCGTCGGCGTGCAGGTGGAGGACCGCGTCGTCGCCGACGTCGCGAGCGGCGCCGTCCACGCCATCCTGATCACCTCGGGGAGCGTGGCCGAGCAGGTGCAGAAGCAGCTCGGCCCGGTTCCGGAGTCGACGCTCGTCGCCGCCATCGGCCCGCAGACCGCCAAGGACGCCCGCGCCTTCGGGCTGCGCGTCGACGTCGTCGCCGACGAGCGCTCCGCCTCCTCCCTGATCGAGGCCGTCGCCGGCGTCGCCGCGGAGCGCGCTACCCGCTGA
- the hemB gene encoding porphobilinogen synthase has protein sequence MTAIRPRRLRTTPALRRLVQETRVHPAQLVLPLFVAEGITESRPIGSMPGVSHHSLDSVRRAVTEAAEAGLGGVMLFGVPTTRDAVGSGATDPDGVLNAATRVVVEEVGDALVVQTDLCLDEFTDHGHCGVLDALGRVDNDATLLRYEQMALAQAEAGSHLLGLSGMMDGQVGAIRAALDGAGHLDTAILAYSAKYASSFYGPFREAVQSTLEGDRRTYQQDPANRREGLREATLDLAEGADVVMVKPAMSYLDVLSDVAAVSDVPVWAYQVSGEYAMIEAAAANGWIHREAAIVESVTGIVRAGADAVLTYWAVELANDLLK, from the coding sequence ATGACCGCGATCCGCCCGCGGCGCCTCCGCACGACACCGGCACTGCGCCGGCTCGTCCAGGAGACGCGCGTCCACCCCGCCCAGCTCGTCCTCCCCCTCTTCGTCGCGGAGGGGATCACCGAGTCCCGTCCGATCGGCTCGATGCCGGGGGTGTCGCACCACTCGCTGGACAGCGTGCGCCGCGCGGTGACCGAGGCGGCCGAGGCCGGGCTCGGCGGCGTCATGCTGTTCGGCGTGCCGACCACGCGCGACGCGGTGGGCTCAGGAGCGACCGATCCGGACGGCGTGCTGAACGCGGCCACGCGGGTCGTCGTCGAGGAGGTCGGCGACGCACTCGTCGTGCAGACCGACCTGTGCCTCGACGAGTTCACCGACCACGGCCACTGCGGCGTGCTCGACGCGCTCGGCCGGGTCGACAACGACGCGACGCTGCTCCGCTACGAGCAGATGGCGCTCGCGCAGGCCGAGGCCGGCTCGCACCTGCTCGGGCTCTCCGGGATGATGGACGGCCAGGTCGGCGCGATCCGCGCGGCCCTCGACGGTGCCGGGCACCTCGACACCGCGATCCTCGCCTACTCCGCGAAGTACGCCTCCAGCTTCTACGGCCCCTTCCGCGAGGCCGTGCAGTCGACGCTCGAGGGCGACCGCCGCACCTACCAGCAGGACCCGGCGAACCGCCGCGAGGGCCTGCGGGAGGCGACCCTCGACCTCGCCGAGGGCGCGGACGTCGTGATGGTGAAGCCCGCGATGTCCTACCTCGACGTGCTCTCCGACGTCGCCGCGGTCTCGGACGTGCCGGTCTGGGCGTACCAGGTGTCCGGCGAGTACGCGATGATCGAGGCCGCCGCCGCGAACGGCTGGATCCACCGCGAGGCGGCGATCGTGGAGTCGGTCACCGGCATCGTCCGCGCCGGTGCCGACGCCGTGCTCACCTACTGGGCCGTCGAGCTCGCGAACGATCTGCTGAAGTAG